The genomic DNA AGAAGCAGTTTAGAGAAGGGAGAACTCACATGGCTTGTGGTTTCAGAGGTGTCAGCCTGTGCTGTTGGCCGGGCAGAGCAGAACAAGCAACTCCATgcccaggaaacagagagggcATGCTGGCGCTACACCGCTTTCTCCTTTGCCACCTGTGCACAATCCTTTGAAATACCACTAGCTTTTAATTACTTATCTATcctatgtgcattggtgttttaacTGCCTGATGTTTTTGTGCTGGATCCCCGGGAAccggagctacagacagttgtgagctgccaggtgattgctgggaattgaaccctggtcccctggaagagcagtcagtgctcttaaccactgagccttctctccagcccctgaagtgCTGTTTTTAATACCATATATTAAAACATGATTTGTGTAAAATGTAGGTGaagttacataaaataatatgaagaTATTTTAAGTGTATCTTCCATTGCAAGCTgcttaattttgcttttcttcatcaTTCCCTTTAGGGATTTGTCCCTGGGCTGTTTGGGACATCACACGGCGCCCTGCAGTTCATGGCATATGAGTTGCTGAAATTGGAGTACAACAAACACATCAATAGATTACCAGAAGCCCAGCTGGtaagagccccccccccttttttttctttctttttttatttttttatttttttcgagacagggtttctctgtgtagctttggagcctgtcctggcactcactctggagactaggctggcctcgaactcacagagatccgcctgcctctgcctcccgagggctgggattaaaggcgtgcgccaccaacgcccagctggtaAGAGCCCTTTTAAAGTAACGTCATTTACCTTGATGGACGCTAAATCAGTAgaagatttttaaatatctttactTTGACAATATTGCTATCATACTAAATACTCTGTCACTAATTTAACTAACAGCTAAGTATTTTATAAgctagtggcacaaatgttaaaTAGAACCCCATATTAAATAGACCTTGTGCTAAAGAGGGAAccgtattttttttaaatttatttaaatggttttttgtttataATATTTGCTTTTAAAGAAATCCTATTCATGTTGTCTTTTTAGAGCACGCCAGAATATATCTCTGTTGCAGCACTATCTAAAATATTTGCTGTAGCAGCAACATACCCGTATCAAGTTGTGCGAGCCCGTCTTCAGGACCAGCATGTGTCTTACGGCGGCGTGATGGACGTGATCGTAAAGACATGGAGGTGAGAACATGCCTAGACTGTCCATGCCACAGGTCTTTAGGACTGACCAGTCTGCTGTGGAAGAGACGCAGTTGGCTGTCCTTaactttcctgtttcctgtatGTGTCACGACACACAATGCCTCTCAAGCCTGATTCATTCATTTGTAAAATTAGACTCTTGGGGCTCACAAAATTGTAATAAAAACAGATGTCAGTGCTTTGAAAAAATTATCAGCACAGAATTTAAGTCTCAAAATACTTGATTGACACTGGATATAAGAAGTCAGAAAGCTAGTTAAATGTCTTTGAAATTTAACTATATCTGCTACTGGCCCTGTAACTTTTACAAATACTTGTCTCTGTGTTATAGAAGAGATTATACACAAGAAGAATTAAATCATTATAGGTTGACTTCCCTTGTGTTTCTCTTCAATTCTAAAAGACCTGAAGAGACTGCATTTAATTAGTTCACTTTAAGAAATACTGTTTGATAGTCTGCAAGGCCTTATTCCCTATTCCAGGCATTAaggaaataaagttttatttttatgtgagctATATTTAGATTTTGTACCACTGATGTCAGTTAGGAGATCATGGACATActgctgcttgcttgcttgtttgacAGTCTCTGGAATGTAGCTCTCCCTGGCTCCCAGTTGTGTGTCTAGTCCAGGCCGTCTTCAGGGACTCCAGATTTGtaacgatcctcctgcctcagcctctctccaGGGTCCTGCCTTAGATCTGCTAAACCCCCAGCACCACCATCCTTGTAAAACATGAGTGACTCACTGCACAGACTGTCTGTTCTCCTCTGAGGGGTCCTTACCCACTTCCCTCATCAGTTTATAAAAGTTCCGTGCATGGCACATAAACTATGTTCCCTCAGGGCATTGTACGAAAGGCTTGCACACACCCACGTGTGAGTAGGGTGGGGCTTGACTGCATATTCAGTGCCCCGAGTTCATGAACTGTTGATATATTCACACTGGCTACTTAGGAAATGAGCGTGTGTCTGCCCCTCCCGTAGGAAAGAAGGCATCGGTGGATTTTACAAAGGCATCGCTCCCAATTTGATTAGAGTGACTCCAGCCTGCTGTATCACCTTTGTGGTTTATGAAAATGTCTCACACTTTTTGTGTGGCCTTCGAGAAAAGAAAGTAAGCTAGAAGAAGATTCCAGCGTATCTGCCTGAGGTGGCTGCAGACTCCTTTGTGTTTGAAACACAGAACTCAGAAGATGACAGCAGAGCAACACAGCTCATGGCCCAGCATCTGTCTGTATTAGAAGTCAGAGGATGAAAAATCTTGGCGTTTTCTGCCCTGTGCTgctgctcgtgtgtgtgtgtgtgtgtgtgtgtgtgtgtgtgtgtgtgtgtgtgtgtgtgtgtgtgtgtgtgtgtaggttggctgcctctgcctgcagggGTTGCTGTCAGCATAGTACTGAGGCAGACAGCCAGTGTGAGGATGTACAAGATCTTCCATTTCAGTTCATGTAGATAGAAACTATTTTGCAGTATCTGTAAAAAATTCGATGAATGTTCTTTTTTCTGAACTCTCTTGCCTGGACTGGCTTTAAAACTGACTGATGTGCAATAATACCAAGGAGCGGTAGTGACTGTATTTCAGGGGTAAATTAAACTTGGGGGGCTCACGGATGAGGCGTTACCCAAATCCAGCCAGTTTTGAATGGCGATGGTTTTGTTCTGAGAAATATCTAGcactgtttgttgtttttgctgaaTTACTTAAAGTGTGATTCTAGATCCCAATCTTCTTTTTGGCTATAAACACTCAGTTGGAGTGTATCAAGTCTAAAGTTCTGGGGTCCAGTGAATTCTTTATGTAGCATGTGTGGTTGGTCCACATTTCAGAGAAGGGgtgttttctgtgagtttgtgggaAAACTGAGTAGAAACAAACATTCCCTTTTTTTTCCCTTACTTTTAAGATTTATGGATCCATATCCCAAATCAATGATTTGTCTACGTTAGTTGCTCAAAATCAGGTTGAAATACAAATTACGTTCATGGCCATTGCCGATTTGATTTGTATGTTGCTGTAGATCTCCAGGTATAGAGGCCCACCCCAGAAGGATGCtgtattaaatataatttctctCAAACAGCTGTCAGTGCTGCTATACCcgtgtctatttttttttttttttgtaaataaaacatgGTGATCAAAGCTTTATGTAAAGGTTTCTTTGAAAATAAGCCTATTTTTTATATTTGGAAATGgcactgtcttaaaataaatttgagaagataatttatatttacaaactgttttctataatatttttaactctttttaaagtatgtttacTCAGCAACaatgatgcattttaaaattgtgacACACTGCAACAAAAAGCAAATTTTTCATCAAGTTTTCTAAATTCCTGACATGTAACTCTTTGAGACTCAGGGGCAATGAATCTGTGTTCCCAAGAATTCttagaaatttcaaaatttaCACATAGTCCTAGCTGTTAACTACACTTTATTTGGATATTTCAAAATCTTtatgtttaaagaataaaatatattgagtTTAGTAGTTTACAAAGAACTATAGCCTACAGGAATACTTAGACAATgagaaacataatttaaaattcatttatcatAGCTAAGGAAACAATTTCTTTTTAcccccaagatagggtttctctgtgtagccctggctgttgtagACCTCgatctgcagaccaagctggccttgaattcacagagatcctcctgcctctgcctcctgggtaccgGGATTAAAGGTAGCAGTATGAGCATGGCCTCACAGTGCCCTCAAACTGGGAAGTAGACAGCGGTTTACAACACACCAGGGCTGCTGTGTAGATGGAGGCACGAACTGCCGAGCTTTGTAGACTGGAATGGATCGTGGGTTAAGAAGCGAGCCCAGGgggcttattattattattattattattattattattattattagggaaagggatcataaaaaaggggaaagggaaatggggagacctgcctccagagacaggagcagcaggagagaggaaagagggagaaagagaaggatgggaggtgggcggggcccttttaaaaggtgAACTCACCTTTAAAATTCACCTTTAAAatggtgaatgtgcacaggtggtgctcttagtggctgcagctgtcaAAACCCCAAAGACAAGCCAGTCcggatgcctgaatgctaacattcttccctttttattataaaaaggtgAGTTAGAAAGGGGTAGCAGGTAAGGTAGGGATGAGGATGACTTATTCTCAAGACTACTCCCTGCTGACCTGCAGGGCGTCACTCGTCTTTGGGGGACCTGGGAAAGCTGGGGTGCTAGTCATGTCCCGGAGTAGCTGGCTGTTTTCAATTCACTGTCCAGGATCTGTGGAACCATCAGGCGCCTCCTGGACCTGGCAAAAGGCCTTTCTTGGTGGATCCAAGCCGACTCCCTAGGGCTTAAAGCACCTGATCCGTCCCCATCCCCTCAGCATCTCCCAAACATGTTTGGTCGTCTTGTGCCTCCAGCTCTGTGGCCAACAGCTGGAAGTCCCGCAACGATAGCTGCTTAGGAATGGTCAGTGGGTCTCCAAGGGGAGCAAGGAGGTACAGACGATGACACAGCTCCCATGAGTGAGGCCGAGAAAGAAGAGCCAAGGGTCTGCAATTCCTAGcatcccaggaattcagagagggTCCATTTCTAGATAGGTACAGGCCACCCAGTGGGCCAAGGGCTCTGAGCCTGAGAGAGACACAGTTCCCTGGTACTGGGACTTCAAGAAAAGCCAGAAGGCAAGGAAAGGACTGTAATGGAGAAAGGACGCCTCACATCCAGGGGATTGGTCAGAAGTGGATAACCCCACCAGAGACCCAACTGTTGGTAATGAGTGGAAGGAAAGCCATCGGGGAGTGAAGAGCAGATTTGTTGCGGGTGGAAGAGAGAAGATCCTACTGAAGGTGAAGCAGATGAGTAGGGTCCCTGCATGAAGTGATTACCAAGGGCTGGGAAGCAGATTTTTGGTAGGTTTATTCCACATGACTGAGGCAGAACAAGATCCAATGGCTTTTATCAAACAAGGAAGGGGCCAGAAAGGCACAAGCCGCCTCGGTGATCCGTTAAGGGGCAGGGGCCGAAGGACCAGAGGGTCCCAGACTGGCACAGGCCACCCAGTGGGTCATCGTGCAAAGGGTGGGGGCCAAGGCCTGATACCAGCACTTAACCCGAGGCCAAAAGGTGAAAAGCCACACTAGAGAGACAAGAGGAGTCCTAAGGTGGGGAAGCTGGAGGGCTCACCAGTCCTGGCGATTTTGGATGGAAGGACCCATCGATCCGGAGAACCGAGGCTGCCGTATGTGAACCtgatgggaaatgtccttctgtgtatgtttatcgtattgttgaataaagcactgtttggccaatgaggcagcaagttaagcgggactaggagtcgaggaggattctgggaaatgtagtaaaaagaagtctttggattcaggcaggaagtgacatagcagggagactcatatataaacaaggacaagaaggaagtcgtcccttttttcttgctcttcctcctgctctctgctctggagtcgccatgtgatccgaCGGCAAGAGAAGGCAGCAGCGGTATTATCGATAAGataatatatagatttatgataattaagactgagctaccgtataagaaatcctagtcatttgccaagcagcatttgtacctaatataagtctctgtgtgttacttgggaccttaatgtggcagcggGCGGAACTTGGGTGTCCTGTCGaaaagtgcccacgtggcagcagggcacaggtggctttggagtaaagacttgtTACATGGACCTGGTTCCAGGGGCCTGGCGTGCCTCGAACTGCCTGTGGGcaggaggagatgccaggagagcCTTCAGTGTTGTAGTTTAAGAAAAGCGGCATtcgagagaaagacaccatgtgacagagttcaagcagagggtttttttaattcaagaggggaaagggaaggagggagaccttctggagacaggagcagcaggagagagaaaaggggggagagagaaaagaaaagagagaaggagagggggacagacagagggagggagaaaaagagaaagatgggaggtgggcggggcccttttaaaagggaacttagtgaatgtgcacaggtggtgctcttagtggctgcagctgagggtgtatcctgtcagaaccccaaggacaggccggTACAGATGCCGGAATACTAACAGAGCCTTATCCAAACCACAACAGGTGAATTCACATTATCTTAAATGCTCTAAAGACCGAGCACTACTTAAAAACAACTACAATAACACATCATACCCAAAAAGTATTTATATCATCAATGTTTACTACCTAACTAAAAATTTGACCTTTCGTTTGTGCTTATAATTTTCTTGAATCAGTGTCTGAGTACAAACTTTGCAAAAGATTGATATGATCTTATGCCtttgtaaaatctttttttttcttgcagtttgTTGAAGAAATCAATTGTCTTTCAGTGTTTTGCCTTTTATATCTTTTTCTCTGTCATTGTATCTGTATCTATCTTTTATCCTGTTTCCACCAATTAAATAGCCACATCTACATGCTAAATTGGATCCTTGTTGGACTGCTGATTAAACTGTCTCTTAGGTGGTGCCGTACGACTTTCTTAGGAGGTACTTAGTCTGGTCTCTCTTTGGGGGGATGTTAGGAGCCATAAATCCATACTTACAGATTCCTTAATTCATTAGTGGCTGAAAAGGGTGGTGGCCTAACGTTAgcattctttcttcatttgttaaCTGTGAATGTTCAATACTATGACATGTAATTTTGAAAGATacaaatttgaatattttattacatgtatttatttgcttattttgagtgtgtgtatgtatgtatttgtgtaggAGCTTATCTGTGCCATGGTGAgtgtgatcagaggacaactctcagtGGTTGTATCACACAGCAGCCTTCCACTCTACAGATCTTGGGGACTGACCAAGGCTTTAggcttggtgacacacaccttacTCACTGGGCCACCTCACTGGActatatatactttaaaaaaagagtgACTCCTTCATTCATAAATAATTTGGTAACTCAGAGGCACGATccataaaaagaaagcagaacaaaTGATTGGTTCTATATCCCAGTTTTGAATACAAGTTGGCATCCCACAATTTCCCCCAATGGATTTTCATTTTAGCATATCGTGGATTCTCGAATATCATCTTACTTTATCATGTTAATTGATATTTTTCAAACTATTGCAATTATCGTCTTTATCGAGACCCATGTCTTCTTTGCCAGTAGGAAACAATTCAGGCTGAATCCTTGGGTCCCCAAGCAAGGCATTCTGGGATCCTATGGTACATTTCCTGCTCAAGATCGAAAGTCACTCATATCTTACAAGATCTTCCTATTGTAGCTAGCACAGTGCGAGCATCACTGAACCAACCATCGTTCTTAGTAAAGAAAACCTGAGTTCCTGCTGACACTTCCAATGCAAGCCGAGAACTTCATCTCCCTCACACGGCCCCTGGCTTGGTGAATGACTTCTGAGCACCTTGATGTAAAACAATTACTTCAACTTTGAGCTCTACCACCTCCTtcaacactgttttgttttgttttgagacagggtttctctgtggctttggagcctgtcctggaactcgctctgtagaccaggctgacctagaactcacagagatccacctgcctctgcctcccaagtgctgaaattaaaggcgtgcaccaccaacgcccggcaacacTCATTTTTGGACGTGTCTTATCTTTCCTACTGAATGGCAAGCAGATTGAGCCATGGGTTTTTACTTTTTGATACATTAAGGTAAAATTCCTAAAATACTGTTATATTCCTGACATATAAACACCCTTATGTCTTCATATCCCTCAAGATACGGAACCATGTTTAGCACAAAACATGCACTAAAATTTCATAAATTGTTAAATGACTACTTAAAGTTTAGAGTTGTATGTAACTTCTCATATATCAAGTACTAGTAATTAAACATCGCTGTCAAAATCCTCAGTTTTAAAATACTAAAGTTGCCAGGCATggttagcacttgggaggtagaggcaggcagatttctgggttccaagacagcctgatCTGCAGTGTGactttcagaacagccagggctacacaaaacaagcaaacagaaaaagaatactAAAGctctttgaaacattttatttaacagATACAAAATAGTTCTAAACATTTACAGTTCGCACAATGACATAACttctatacttttaaaaatgttgacaGTAGGAAATAGGAAATACTAAAGAACAGAATCATGAAAAAGGTAACCTAGGCGGGGGAAGTCCTAAAAAAACATCCTTggagcccggcgttggtggcacatgcctttaatctcagcactcgggatgcagaggcaggcagatctctgtgagttcgaggccagcctggtctccagagtgagtgccaggataggctccaaagctacacagagaaccctgtctcgaaaaaccaaaggggggggggatcCTTGGTAGAAGCAAAATGGGTAAGAAGGGATTTTAAAGTGCGAGATCACACTTTGGTCTGTAAACATATTTAACTGCATTTTCATTCAGCTGGGTACATAAAATGATTGGTTGAATGTCACTAAATGAACCCATTCAAAGgtttggttttaaaaatacaagaggTAGGGAACAGAAACCTCGGAGGATTTATTTTGGTAGCTCTTCAATAATGATGCGAGATACTGAGTTCCACCCTGTAGAAGCGTCTCCTTTAGGGTAATCAGAGCAAGTGCCAACCCAGATGGCCACATCCACCAGCCCAGCTCCGATCCCTTCGCAGAGTCCTTCCACTGCAAAACACAGTTGACCAGTCACAACAGTCTTTATAACAGAAGACAGAACCATTCATTTTGTACCTACTGTGGAAAATCAGATTATAATCCTGTTTAATGTAAAGCTAATTAAAAATTCTAACACCTGCTAAGGATTTCATAATGAAGGTCTCTTTTTCTTAGTCGGTACATAAGTATTTTTGAAGGTAGGTACATAATTACTACGCTACTACCTCAACCGGGCAGTGTTCTCAAACCAGAGTGTGTTCAGTTACAGAGATGGTTTAAAACCAAAGAACAATTTACGGAACCATACAGGAAGCCTGCACTTTTGACTGTCAAGACTTCCCAACTTTGGAAGAGACCTGAATGAACATGTACAAGTCTTTTGAAAGAAATCTCTTTTCAGCACTGCTCCATAGATCTGATGATATTCAAATCAAGTTAGGACTTTTATATGATAAAAGAAACCCTAGTTGAATCTTATACCAATCATTCAATGTATGAATCTATTTTACACAGATTCTTTATTTGCAATCTAATATATCGTCTATCGATCATCTATCTAGTCTATCTATCTTTCTAGTATATCTGTCTGTCTAGTGTGTGTTTGTAGTTGTGAATACACCTCTGGGTCCTTCTGGCCCCTCGGGGTCCTTTTCGCCCCACCCGCTGTGTCAGACTGACAGAGGAACCGAGTTAATACAGTTGTTTTTGCAACGGAATGGGTAGCTTGGCGATTTTGGGGTTCGGAACTTGGGCACAACCCAGCGTGAGCGTGGAGGTCAAGCATCCCCCAGGCAGACCCGAGGCACACTCTGCTGTTGTACTTACCGGAAGAGGTGCGATGGATATTAATGGTTGAATTTAATTCGGGGCTCCCTTGATCCAAATAGATGATGGCTTCGATGGGAAGAGGTCCCGAGCACTCGGCTCCGTTGAAAGTAAAGTACCAGCGCTGGCAGCAGGCGCTTCTGCATTTCAGCCGCAGTGAACCGCTGAACAGGACTCGCAGGGCGCTGTTGGAGCGCATCTTTGTAAAGGTACACTCCTGCCAGGGCAGGGAAACAGGGGCACGCTTTTCATTTCAGTTAAAAAGATACTTCGGCCATCGAGTCATGGAGGCGAACCCAGAGTAATGGGGACAGGCTGAgatttgggggggtgggggggtctgaGACTCCACTgaccaacaactccaaaagaggtCTCCGTGTCTGGTGCGGGGCTTTTTATTTAATAGTCTATGGTGTCTAAGGAAACACCATTTAAGCTCCTTTATATATGatttgggggaggtccttctgtatgtatttttcctcttattggttgatgaataaaacactgattgggcagtagaggcaggaaggtaggCGGGGCTAGGacatgaggagaattctggagagaggaTGAGATGCCAAAGGAGTGGCAGGTCCCGACACTCTCCGGtataagccaagaccacgtgaaaATAACATAGATTAGTAGGCATGGGTtactaattaagagagagccagccagtaagaagcccaagccactggccaacagtttaatagttaatatgttaatatgtctctgtctcttctttcaaAGGTCTTCTTAGCGTTAGTTATTCCTCTCAACACcctcccttctcctgccctcccatcccccaccccatttaACCCTTTTCCTACTTCATAATTAACGCTTGTTCCCTCCCATTTCCATTGGCTCACATGACTCCTTATTAATTTTATAACTTCTACGAATATGCCCTAATATAAATATTCGAATCTAACgattcaaagctaacatccaggctgggcgttggtagcccacacctttagtctcagcactcaggattcagaggcagatggatctctgagtttgaggtcagctcggtctacaaagtgagttccaggacagccatagccacacagagaaacccccgtatcaaaaaaaccaaaaccagggggctggagagatggctcagcggttaagagcactgactcttcttccagaggtcccgagttcaattcccagccactacatggtggctcacagccgccttgaatgagatctgcatgcaggcagaagactgtatacataataaataaataaaatcttaaactaaacaaaaaaaaaaaactatagcaTCCATACATGAGAGGGAGCACGcggtatttatctttctgggtccgGGTGACCTCACTGAGAATGACTATTTTCAGCCTCCACCCATTTACCTGGGGatctcataatttcatttttcattacagATGAGTTATATTCACTATTTCTGATAATGCCACTGTCATAGGACATGGGTAATTGAGCTGTCACTGACCTGGAAACTCAtctctactggctagctttcatagtggtGGAAGGTTCAGCAGTTGCGATCAAGGACAAAAGTAATCAAaggtcttacccagctgtgaaccccaGGAACTAGGATAGCAATGgccccactggtgcaatagtgatGCAAATGTTAGGGGTGTAACCAACTACTTCTGATTGGGCTAAAAGGCAGCTCTACAAAATGAAACTCATGTCTGATAGAGTTAACCCAAAATCGATAGCTGGCTAGCTCATAAGGCCCTAGATACTGTTATTCTGCTAAAAAGACAGAGTAATAACCTGCCCCCctcaggttttatttttatacccaTAAATTCGTACCTCTCTTCAACCTCACCATGTTACGGAATCGCCACAGTGATTATTTTAAACCACTAGCCATCAATTTCAATCCCTTAACCTAAGCACCTATAAGGACAAAGGGACTTCCCATAATGTGGATTCCAGTCATGTGGCAATTTTTTAAACTATTGTGAGAggcaaagttacattttaagttttaattagtatgccttagagatccatgaaacaaaagtgccccttgcccaaggacagacaaGCTGGGGGCttgttgtttatgggagataacaagccacatgttttcactcccctaaacaagtttgtttgacccatctgccgGGGATGCTCTTGGTCACGTGGGCCAGAGGTTCACAGGCTGGAGGTACATCAGGATGtgtgcttgcccctgattggacctgatgggaaatgcaatgaattatgggtttcCCTTCTTAAGTGGCTACAAACCATGATTTGGGGCCATTTCCCAGGAGCtggggtatggacctggccagagacCATCCACCTGCCagaaagcttgcttcaaatttggctttaaagtATGGTAGTTGTCTCATTCTGGATGGATGGGATTAGCCTACTTCCAGTTTTACGCCTGAAGCTACAGCAGGATATATTagactttaaatttaaatttactttttttccccaactttttttatttgaattagaaacaggattgtttcacatgacaatcccagttcccttctcccacccatccccccctacctccccccaactaaaaccctacctatcacatatcctttctgctccccctggatggtgaggccttccatagggggtcatcagagtctttcgtatccttagggatagggcgtaggccctTAAATTTACTCAATGATAAGATAAGATTAGAATGCTGGTTAAAGTCTAACTGGAAAAAATGCTATACTTTCTTTTTGCATTTGCTTTAATAAACAAAGTGATTATCTGTCTTAGAAATACCTTtatgaaattaaatgaaatgttatCAATTTTTCATTAACTTTAAGTAAAGAAAATCACACATTATTATtctgcatccttttttttttctcaagtccTTTAGGTTTAAGTAAAAATATACTTGACACTGACTTCAACTTTAATATAATCTGGACTTGACTTACCGCAATTTTCCCAAGATCTATGCCGTAATTCAGCGAACTCCACGAGCACTGCTTGTAGTTTGGGGTCCAGGACTCCTCAAAACTttcccttagacactcccctttttCTCCTTTGAATCCATCCCGACCTGGAATGCCTGGTGTACCAGGAATGCCATTGGCCCCAGGGCTCCCATCGCGACCAGGAACTCCTGCCGGTCCTTGTAGGCACATCCCATTATACTACAGTACAAAGGAGAAGCAGGGA from Cricetulus griseus strain 17A/GY chromosome 10, alternate assembly CriGri-PICRH-1.0, whole genome shotgun sequence includes the following:
- the Cthrc1 gene encoding collagen triple helix repeat-containing protein 1 isoform X3, whose product is MRPRGRAASAQLLLGLFLVLLLQGPAKSNASENPKVKQKALIRQREVVDLYNGMCLQGPAGVPGRDGSPGANGIPGTPGIPGRDGFKGEKGECLRESFEESWTPNYKQCSWSSLNYGIDLGKIAECTFTKMRSNSALRVLFSGSLRLKCRSACCQRWYFTFNGAECSGPLPIEAIIYLDQGSPELNSTINIHRTSSGLCEGIGAGLVDVAIWVGTCSDYPKGDASTGWNSVSRIIIEELPK
- the Cthrc1 gene encoding collagen triple helix repeat-containing protein 1 isoform X4 codes for the protein MRPRGRAASAQLLLGLFLVLLLQGPAKSNASENPKVKQKALIRQREVVDLECTFTKMRSNSALRVLFSGSLRLKCRSACCQRWYFTFNGAECSGPLPIEAIIYLDQGSPELNSTINIHRTSSVEGLCEGIGAGLVDVAIWVGTCSDYPKGDASTGWNSVSRIIIEELPK
- the Cthrc1 gene encoding collagen triple helix repeat-containing protein 1 isoform X2; the protein is MRPRGRAASAQLLLGLFLVLLLQGPAKSNASENPKVKQKALIRQREVVDLYNGMCLQGPAGVPGRDGSPGANGIPGTPGIPGRDGFKGEKGECLRESFEESWTPNYKQCSWSSLNYGIDLGKIAECTFTKMRSNSALRVLFSGSLRLKCRSACCQRWYFTFNGAECSGPLPIEAIIYLDQGSPELNSTINIHRTSSVEGLCEGIGAGLVDVAIWVGTCSDYPKGDASTGWNSVSRIIIEELPK